The Corallococcus soli genome has a window encoding:
- a CDS encoding thiolase family protein: MSSRVVIASAVRTPFTRAHKGEFKDTRPDTLAALAIKEAVAQVPGLKASDVEDVIMGCAMPEAEQGMNVARNASLLAGLPDTVPGMTINRFCSSGVQSMAQAAQGIKSGMMQVAIAGGTESMTMVPMGGNKVSANPEIMEKLPEVYTSMGATAENIASRYSVTREDADKFAAESQRRAATAREQGKLKDEIFPVTTTVYDEDGVARQVTVTVDTILRPETTVEGLSKLRPAFNAKGVVTAGNASPLTDGAAAAVIMSEEKAKELNVKALGYFVDYVVAGVPPEIMGVGPVPAIRKLLERNKLKVEDISVFELNEAFAAQALHCIRELGIPLDKVNPNGGAIALGHPLGVSGARMVATILRELKRRDGRYGVVSMCIGGGMGAAALVELAK, translated from the coding sequence ATGTCCAGCCGAGTCGTGATTGCCAGCGCGGTGCGCACCCCCTTCACCCGCGCGCACAAGGGTGAGTTCAAGGACACGCGTCCGGATACGCTCGCGGCCCTTGCCATCAAGGAAGCCGTCGCCCAGGTCCCCGGCCTGAAGGCGTCGGACGTGGAAGACGTCATCATGGGCTGCGCCATGCCGGAGGCGGAGCAGGGCATGAACGTCGCCCGCAACGCCAGCCTGCTCGCGGGCCTGCCGGACACCGTTCCGGGCATGACCATCAACCGCTTCTGCTCCTCCGGCGTGCAGTCCATGGCGCAGGCGGCGCAGGGCATCAAGTCCGGGATGATGCAGGTGGCCATCGCCGGTGGCACCGAGTCCATGACCATGGTGCCCATGGGCGGCAACAAGGTCTCCGCCAACCCGGAGATCATGGAGAAGCTGCCGGAGGTCTACACCTCCATGGGCGCCACGGCGGAGAACATCGCCTCGCGCTACAGCGTCACCCGCGAGGACGCGGACAAGTTCGCCGCGGAGAGCCAGCGTCGGGCGGCCACCGCGCGCGAGCAGGGCAAGCTCAAGGATGAGATCTTCCCCGTCACCACGACGGTGTACGACGAGGACGGCGTCGCCAGGCAGGTGACCGTGACCGTGGACACCATCCTGCGTCCGGAGACGACGGTGGAGGGCCTGTCCAAGCTGCGCCCGGCGTTCAACGCCAAGGGCGTGGTGACGGCGGGCAACGCCTCTCCGCTGACGGACGGCGCGGCCGCCGCGGTCATCATGAGCGAGGAGAAGGCGAAGGAGCTCAACGTCAAGGCGCTGGGCTACTTCGTGGACTACGTGGTCGCCGGCGTGCCGCCGGAGATCATGGGCGTGGGTCCGGTGCCCGCCATCCGCAAGCTCCTGGAGCGCAACAAGCTGAAGGTGGAGGACATCTCCGTCTTCGAGCTCAACGAGGCCTTCGCGGCGCAGGCGCTGCACTGCATCCGTGAGCTGGGCATCCCGCTGGACAAGGTGAACCCCAACGGCGGCGCCATCGCCCTGGGCCACCCGCTGGGCGTCTCCGGCGCGCGCATGGTGGCCACCATCCTGCGCGAGCTGAAGCGCCGCGACGGCCGCTACGGCGTCGTCAGCATGTGCATCGGCGGCGGCATGGGCGCCGCGGCGCTCGTGGAACTCGCGAAGTAA
- a CDS encoding MutS family DNA mismatch repair protein encodes MPTPPESSSPHRTYTDRRAAAQADLTVLDRISARYANLRTVAFVVAAGIALLTLLGRLPKPWWWAAAGALVVYGLLAVLHHQVFLKEQRARLFVQLNERGLARLEGGWHAFKDTGERFLTATHLYATDLDVFGQGSLFQLINETATRAGEERLASWLSAPASADTVVTRQGAARELAPRVDFRQELCVDARVVAKEKADPELFIQWAESGPSLDAVRWSRPLALLLPPVTLALFILGTVGVIPDSLVWIGLFAQLGVAVATRATLKRMDEAVERGERGFVRYAALFERVEQQSFEHPRLKQLQAGLNPGKGPPVSSLFQRFSRLYSLIEFKRHQFHPVVQWLTLWDIHALFALENWRAAHGRDVRQWFEGLAELEALCCLGGLAHDRPAFTWPELEAQGPRMEATALGHPLLDAPVPNDVSLPGPRHALLITGSNMSGKTTLMRAMGANVVLALAGAPVCAASLRLSPMQVLTSMRVKDSLERGVSYFYAEVQRLKMVLDAAQAAHGQALFLLDEILLGTNTRERQIASREVLRLLLAAGTCGAVTTHDLSLAVLADEKASHVVNVHFRDHLEDGKMVFDYQLRQGVVSTTNALRVLRLAGVPVHDPDAPAS; translated from the coding sequence GTGCCCACACCTCCCGAGTCCTCCAGTCCCCATCGCACGTACACCGACCGCCGCGCCGCGGCCCAGGCGGACCTGACGGTGCTGGACCGCATCAGCGCCCGGTACGCCAACCTGCGCACCGTGGCCTTCGTGGTCGCCGCGGGCATCGCGTTGCTCACGCTCCTGGGCCGGCTGCCCAAGCCCTGGTGGTGGGCGGCGGCGGGCGCGCTCGTCGTCTACGGGCTGCTGGCGGTGCTGCACCACCAGGTGTTCCTCAAGGAGCAGCGGGCCCGGCTCTTCGTGCAGCTCAACGAGCGGGGGCTGGCGCGGCTGGAGGGCGGCTGGCACGCCTTCAAGGACACCGGGGAGCGGTTCCTGACCGCCACCCACCTCTACGCCACGGACCTGGATGTCTTTGGCCAGGGCAGCCTCTTCCAGCTCATCAACGAGACGGCGACCCGCGCGGGCGAGGAGCGGCTGGCTTCGTGGCTGTCCGCCCCCGCGTCCGCCGACACGGTGGTGACCCGGCAGGGCGCGGCCCGGGAGCTGGCCCCGCGCGTGGACTTCCGCCAGGAGCTCTGCGTGGACGCCCGCGTGGTGGCCAAGGAGAAAGCGGACCCGGAGCTGTTCATCCAGTGGGCGGAGTCCGGCCCGTCGCTGGACGCCGTGCGCTGGTCGCGGCCCCTGGCGCTGCTCCTGCCCCCCGTGACGCTCGCGCTGTTCATCCTGGGCACGGTGGGGGTGATTCCGGACAGCCTCGTGTGGATTGGCCTCTTCGCGCAGCTGGGGGTCGCGGTGGCCACGCGCGCCACGCTCAAGCGGATGGACGAGGCCGTGGAGCGCGGTGAGCGCGGCTTCGTGCGCTACGCGGCCCTCTTCGAGCGCGTGGAGCAGCAGTCCTTCGAGCACCCCCGCCTCAAGCAGCTCCAGGCCGGCCTCAACCCGGGCAAGGGCCCGCCGGTGTCCTCCCTCTTCCAGCGCTTCAGCCGGCTGTACTCGCTCATCGAGTTCAAGCGGCACCAGTTCCACCCCGTGGTGCAGTGGCTCACCCTCTGGGACATCCACGCCCTCTTCGCGCTGGAGAACTGGCGCGCCGCGCACGGCCGCGACGTGCGCCAGTGGTTCGAGGGCCTGGCGGAGCTGGAGGCCCTCTGCTGCCTGGGAGGGCTCGCCCACGACCGGCCCGCGTTCACCTGGCCGGAGCTGGAGGCCCAGGGCCCGCGCATGGAGGCCACCGCGCTGGGGCACCCGCTCCTGGACGCGCCGGTGCCCAACGACGTGTCCCTGCCCGGCCCCCGGCACGCGCTGCTCATCACCGGCTCCAACATGAGCGGCAAGACGACGCTGATGCGCGCGATGGGCGCCAACGTGGTGCTGGCCCTGGCCGGCGCGCCGGTGTGCGCGGCCTCCCTGCGCCTGTCCCCCATGCAGGTGCTCACCAGCATGCGCGTGAAGGACTCGCTGGAGCGCGGCGTGTCGTACTTCTACGCGGAGGTGCAGCGGCTGAAGATGGTGCTGGACGCGGCCCAGGCCGCGCACGGCCAGGCCCTGTTCCTGCTGGATGAGATCCTGCTGGGCACCAACACCCGCGAGCGCCAGATTGCCTCAAGGGAGGTGCTGCGGCTGCTGCTCGCCGCCGGCACCTGTGGCGCGGTGACGACGCATGACCTGTCCCTGGCGGTGCTGGCGGACGAGAAGGCGTCGCACGTCGTGAACGTGCACTTCCGCGACCACCTGGAGGACGGGAAGATGGTGTTCGACTACCAGCTCCGGCAGGGGGTGGTGTCCACCACCAACGCGCTGCGGGTGCTGCGCCTGGCGGGCGTCCCGGTGCACGACCCGGACGCCCCGGCCTCCTGA
- a CDS encoding carbohydrate binding domain-containing protein, producing MALLLWSQAAFAGTATVYYYTPYKAWSTAYLHNDAAGAWTTVPGASMSAACTGWVTATVTTGTASTFQAVFNDGQNRWDNAATSTGNYSLPTSGAHQVKNGQVLANAGNPCTSTGTNSAEVFYYTRTRGWSAVNLHYAPTGGTWTTPPGVAMNETACTDWVKKTVPLGAATGMKADFNNGGTWDNNNGADYTLGTGRITVKDGVVTANAASPCVALPPDTTAPSVPSGVTATASGTTITVTWAASTDDRGVTGYTLTRTGPQGASTFFTSGTAWSDSGLTPLTTYSYTVKASDAAGNTSAASSTASAKTGSAPPPPPAGEPLGGDIREDSIYFVMTARFYDGDASNNRGGSMHVKSGNAANNDPMFRGDFKGLIQKLDYIKALGFSAIWITPVVLNRSDYDYHGYHGWDFYRVDPRLESSGASYQDLINAAHAKGLKIIQDVVYNHSSRWGAKGLFSAKVYGVRDTQWSWYYDAPASGFVYDGLTVEPTSGKSHYNGDLWSTAEPAGNTCRNWGVPTSSTSQEGYRIYNCQWPNPTSGMFPASLFHQCWIGNWEGEDSRSCWIHEDLADFNTENATVQAFLIDVYNRFIDRGVDGFRVDTAVHIPRVTWNRRLLPAAHAHAQSKFGAKGRDFFMFGEVGSFVNDKWNRGSPNHSAQFFTWKERRAYSSDDVAAALEQYNYEQAQGTGNQPTSTNAFLQGNAWHAPDSSQFSGMSVIDMRMHMNFGEASNAFWNGKDSDDSYNDATYNVVYVDSHDYGPNKSSTRYAGGTDAWAENMSLMWTFRGIPTLYYGSEIEFQAGKPIDCGPTCALATTGRAYYGANLEGSVTASDFGVVGSASGAVATTLSRPLVKHVQRLNQLRRRIPALQKGQYSTDGISGSMAFKRRFTDTAKGVDSFVLVTVSGGATFNGIPNGTYRDAITGDVRTVSNGSLSATVSGKGNLRVYVLDLPGNPAPGKIGVDGPYLKP from the coding sequence ATGGCGCTGCTGTTGTGGTCGCAGGCAGCCTTCGCTGGCACGGCGACTGTCTATTACTACACGCCGTACAAGGCGTGGAGCACGGCGTACCTCCACAACGACGCGGCGGGGGCCTGGACGACGGTGCCAGGGGCTTCCATGTCCGCGGCCTGCACCGGCTGGGTGACGGCCACCGTCACCACCGGCACGGCGAGCACCTTCCAGGCGGTCTTCAACGACGGGCAGAACCGCTGGGACAACGCGGCCACCTCCACCGGCAACTACAGCCTGCCGACGTCCGGCGCGCACCAGGTGAAGAACGGCCAGGTGCTGGCGAACGCCGGCAATCCCTGCACCTCCACGGGCACGAACAGCGCGGAGGTCTTCTATTACACGCGCACGCGCGGCTGGAGCGCGGTCAACCTCCACTACGCGCCCACGGGCGGGACGTGGACGACCCCGCCCGGCGTCGCCATGAACGAGACGGCCTGCACGGACTGGGTGAAGAAGACTGTGCCCCTGGGGGCCGCCACCGGGATGAAGGCGGACTTCAACAACGGCGGCACCTGGGACAACAACAACGGCGCGGACTACACCCTGGGCACGGGGCGCATCACGGTGAAGGACGGCGTCGTCACCGCCAACGCCGCCTCCCCCTGCGTGGCGTTGCCTCCGGACACGACGGCCCCCTCCGTGCCTTCGGGCGTCACGGCGACCGCCTCCGGGACGACCATCACCGTCACCTGGGCTGCGTCCACCGACGACCGGGGCGTCACCGGCTACACGCTCACCCGCACGGGCCCGCAGGGGGCCTCCACCTTCTTCACCAGCGGCACGGCCTGGAGCGACAGCGGCCTCACGCCCCTGACGACCTACAGCTACACCGTGAAGGCCTCCGACGCGGCGGGGAACACGTCCGCCGCGAGCAGCACGGCCTCCGCGAAGACGGGCTCCGCGCCCCCGCCTCCTCCGGCGGGCGAGCCCCTGGGCGGCGACATCCGCGAGGACTCCATCTACTTCGTGATGACGGCGCGCTTCTACGACGGCGACGCCAGCAACAACCGTGGCGGCAGCATGCACGTGAAGTCTGGCAACGCGGCGAACAACGACCCGATGTTCCGGGGGGACTTCAAGGGGCTCATCCAGAAGCTCGACTACATCAAGGCGCTGGGCTTCTCCGCCATCTGGATCACCCCCGTGGTGCTCAACCGCTCCGACTATGACTACCACGGCTACCATGGCTGGGATTTCTACCGCGTGGATCCGCGCCTGGAGTCCAGCGGCGCCTCCTACCAGGACCTCATCAACGCGGCCCACGCGAAGGGCCTGAAGATCATCCAGGACGTCGTCTACAACCACTCCAGCCGCTGGGGCGCCAAGGGCCTGTTCTCCGCGAAGGTGTATGGCGTTCGGGACACCCAGTGGAGCTGGTATTACGACGCGCCCGCGTCTGGCTTCGTCTACGACGGCCTCACGGTGGAGCCCACGAGCGGCAAGTCCCATTACAACGGCGACCTGTGGTCGACGGCGGAGCCCGCGGGCAACACCTGCCGCAACTGGGGCGTCCCCACGTCCTCCACGAGCCAGGAGGGCTACCGCATCTACAACTGCCAGTGGCCCAACCCCACCTCCGGCATGTTCCCCGCCAGCCTCTTCCATCAATGCTGGATTGGGAACTGGGAGGGGGAGGACTCGCGCAGCTGCTGGATCCACGAGGACCTGGCGGACTTCAACACGGAGAACGCCACGGTGCAGGCGTTCCTCATCGACGTGTACAACCGCTTCATCGACCGGGGCGTGGATGGCTTCCGCGTGGACACGGCGGTGCACATCCCGCGCGTGACGTGGAACCGCCGCCTCCTGCCCGCCGCGCACGCCCACGCCCAGTCGAAGTTCGGCGCCAAGGGCCGCGACTTCTTCATGTTTGGTGAAGTGGGCTCGTTCGTGAACGACAAGTGGAACCGGGGCTCGCCCAACCACTCCGCGCAGTTCTTCACCTGGAAGGAGCGCCGCGCGTACAGCAGTGACGACGTGGCGGCGGCGCTGGAGCAATACAACTACGAGCAGGCGCAGGGCACGGGCAACCAGCCCACGTCCACCAACGCCTTCCTCCAGGGCAACGCGTGGCATGCGCCGGACTCCAGCCAGTTCTCCGGCATGAGCGTCATCGACATGCGCATGCACATGAATTTCGGGGAGGCGAGCAACGCCTTCTGGAACGGCAAGGACTCCGACGACAGCTACAACGACGCCACCTACAACGTCGTGTATGTCGATTCCCACGACTACGGCCCGAACAAGTCGTCCACGCGCTACGCCGGGGGCACGGACGCCTGGGCGGAGAACATGAGCCTGATGTGGACCTTCCGGGGCATCCCCACGCTGTATTACGGCTCGGAGATTGAGTTCCAGGCGGGCAAGCCCATCGACTGCGGGCCCACGTGCGCGCTGGCCACCACCGGCCGCGCCTACTACGGCGCGAACCTGGAGGGCAGCGTCACCGCGAGCGACTTCGGCGTGGTGGGCAGCGCTTCCGGCGCGGTGGCCACGACGTTGAGCAGGCCCCTGGTGAAGCACGTGCAGCGGCTCAACCAGCTCCGCCGCCGCATCCCCGCGCTCCAGAAGGGGCAGTACTCCACCGACGGCATCTCCGGGAGCATGGCCTTCAAGCGCCGCTTCACCGACACGGCGAAGGGCGTGGACAGCTTCGTGCTGGTGACGGTGTCCGGCGGGGCCACGTTCAATGGCATCCCCAATGGGACCTACCGGGACGCCATCACCGGGGACGTGCGCACGGTGAGCAATGGCTCGCTGAGCGCGACGGTGTCCGGCAAGGGCAACCTGCGCGTGTACGTGCTGGACCTGCCGGGGAACCCGGCGCCCGGGAAGATTGGCGTGGACGGGCCCTACCTGAAGCCCTGA